Proteins encoded in a region of the Deinococcus aestuarii genome:
- a CDS encoding nitroreductase family protein: protein MLARRTTNGPFRPGPVSREHQHLLMRVAQAAPSHFNSQPWRFVLIENRETIREVARISGESMTELIEAGVFFERYRRYFRFTEAELEQKRDGIHIDHLPGPLRPFTRQVFSDAGLRVMRQLGVPKKLGEDNRKLVEGSPLLLAALLDRAEYRPGELSGFYSVFGLGAAMENIWNAVGALGMGLQFVSTPMEIPRQWQMIRELLRVPGDLELMAVYRLGYLPEDEKRPSIDWSSRHRKRLSQFVFRETCEVPEGEGGPS, encoded by the coding sequence ATGCTCGCCCGCCGGACCACCAACGGCCCCTTCCGGCCGGGGCCGGTCAGCCGCGAGCACCAGCACCTCCTGATGCGGGTCGCGCAGGCCGCCCCCAGCCACTTCAACAGCCAGCCGTGGCGCTTCGTCCTGATCGAGAACCGGGAGACCATCCGCGAGGTCGCGCGCATCTCGGGCGAGAGCATGACCGAACTGATCGAGGCGGGCGTCTTTTTCGAGCGCTACCGCCGCTACTTCCGCTTCACGGAAGCCGAGCTGGAGCAAAAGCGCGACGGCATCCACATCGACCACCTGCCCGGCCCCCTGCGCCCCTTCACCCGCCAGGTCTTCTCGGACGCGGGGCTGAGGGTGATGCGCCAGCTCGGCGTGCCGAAAAAACTCGGCGAGGACAACCGCAAGCTGGTGGAGGGCAGCCCCCTCCTCCTCGCCGCGCTGCTCGACCGGGCAGAGTACCGCCCCGGCGAGCTGAGCGGCTTTTACTCCGTCTTCGGCCTCGGCGCGGCGATGGAGAACATCTGGAACGCGGTCGGCGCCCTGGGGATGGGCCTGCAATTCGTCTCCACCCCGATGGAGATTCCCCGCCAGTGGCAGATGATCCGCGAGCTGCTGCGGGTGCCGGGGGACCTCGAACTCATGGCCGTCTACCGCCTGGGCTACCTGCCGGAGGACGAGAAGCGCCCCAGCATCGACTGGAGCAGCCGCCACCGCAAACGGCTCTCGCAGTTCGTCTTCCGCGAGACCTGCGAGGTGCCGGAGGGGGAGGGCGGCCCTTCCTGA
- a CDS encoding LysM peptidoglycan-binding domain-containing protein, with amino-acid sequence MFRRLILLSVLLGPTLLDPGALAAARTVTVRPGDSLYGIARKSGVSVARLKALNGLKSNTIKPGQKLRLSAEVPVAKAASPDPVSAKPAPGRTAPARPVAAKPPAVYTVRPGDTLGRIAARAGVSVAALRAANNLSGTLIKPGQRLRVPPRGTVAVATRRPAPLRPRTEVRVVYGYVRAGPRDTLASLARKHHTTAAGLARLNHMNVRARPYVGQRVLVPRRVPVPIPPAPRRQPVSVGQLRTLGIPVRVLRVDLRHRDVLVAPVLPRAGLSAGARVGTLARTSGARAVVNGSYFHPRSYVPAGDLVMQGRLLAWGRIPAALAITPDNRATIMTSTTPLLGRPLEASWRGMETVIATGPRILTSGRVVTRYANVFRDPALFGRAARSAVGLGSNRDLVFVTTHARLTTTEMGKVMARLGVRDALLLDGGSSAGLAWNGQPVLDSVRKVAYGIGVFTDYTGRRYAR; translated from the coding sequence ATGTTCCGCCGCCTGATCCTGCTGTCTGTGCTGCTCGGCCCCACGCTGCTTGACCCGGGAGCCCTCGCGGCGGCGAGGACGGTGACCGTCCGCCCGGGCGACTCGCTCTACGGCATCGCGCGCAAGAGCGGGGTGAGCGTGGCGCGGCTCAAGGCCCTCAACGGCCTGAAGAGCAACACCATCAAACCCGGGCAAAAGCTGCGGCTGAGCGCGGAGGTCCCGGTGGCAAAGGCGGCCTCGCCCGACCCCGTGTCGGCCAAACCCGCACCCGGCAGGACCGCTCCCGCGCGCCCGGTCGCCGCCAAGCCCCCCGCCGTCTACACCGTCCGCCCGGGGGACACCCTGGGCCGGATCGCCGCCCGCGCCGGGGTCAGCGTGGCCGCGCTGCGGGCCGCCAACAACCTGAGCGGCACCCTGATCAAGCCCGGCCAGCGCCTGCGCGTGCCCCCGCGGGGCACGGTGGCGGTTGCCACCCGCCGTCCGGCTCCCCTCCGGCCCAGGACCGAGGTGCGGGTGGTCTACGGGTACGTCCGCGCGGGCCCGCGCGACACCCTCGCCTCCCTCGCCCGCAAGCACCACACGACCGCCGCGGGTCTCGCCCGACTCAACCACATGAACGTCCGCGCCCGCCCGTATGTCGGGCAGCGGGTCCTGGTGCCGCGCCGGGTGCCCGTGCCGATTCCGCCCGCGCCGCGCCGCCAGCCCGTGAGCGTGGGGCAGCTCAGGACGCTGGGCATCCCGGTCCGGGTGCTGAGGGTGGACCTGCGGCACCGGGACGTGCTCGTCGCGCCCGTGCTGCCGCGGGCGGGCCTGAGCGCCGGGGCGCGGGTGGGGACCCTGGCGCGCACGAGCGGGGCGCGGGCGGTCGTGAACGGCAGCTACTTCCACCCCCGCTCCTACGTGCCCGCCGGGGACCTCGTGATGCAGGGGAGACTGCTCGCCTGGGGCCGCATCCCCGCCGCGCTCGCCATCACGCCCGACAACCGCGCCACCATCATGACGAGCACCACGCCCCTCCTCGGGCGCCCGCTGGAAGCGAGCTGGCGTGGTATGGAAACCGTGATCGCCACCGGCCCACGCATCCTGACCTCGGGCCGGGTCGTCACCCGCTACGCCAACGTCTTCCGCGACCCCGCCCTCTTCGGCCGCGCCGCCCGCAGCGCTGTGGGATTGGGAAGCAACCGCGACCTCGTGTTCGTGACCACCCACGCCCGGCTCACCACCACCGAGATGGGCAAGGTGATGGCCCGGCTGGGGGTCAGGGACGCCCTCCTCCTCGACGGCGGCAGCAGCGCGGGCCTGGCGTGGAACGGCCAGCCGGTGCTAGACAGCGTGCGGAAGGTGGCGTACGGGATTGGGGTGTTCACGGACTACACGGGGCGGCGGTACGCGAGGTAG
- a CDS encoding acyl-CoA thioesterase, which yields MTAPESRSEIRVRYAETDAMGVAHHATYPVWFEVGRTDLMHLLGLPYTEVEARGYFLMLSGLNVEYRRAARYDDLLTLVTRVGNVRSRTLTFTYEVRRGDEVLATGETRHIATDKTYRPARLPDDVVERLSGGRKQ from the coding sequence GTGACCGCGCCCGAAAGCCGCAGCGAGATCCGCGTGCGCTACGCCGAGACCGACGCGATGGGCGTGGCGCACCACGCGACCTACCCGGTGTGGTTCGAGGTGGGCCGCACCGACCTGATGCACCTTCTCGGCCTCCCCTACACCGAGGTCGAGGCGCGCGGCTACTTCCTGATGCTCTCCGGCCTGAACGTCGAGTACCGCCGCGCCGCCCGCTACGACGACCTCCTCACGCTGGTGACACGGGTGGGGAACGTCCGCTCGCGCACCCTGACCTTCACCTACGAGGTGCGGCGCGGGGACGAGGTGCTGGCGACGGGGGAAACGCGCCACATCGCCACCGACAAGACCTACCGCCCGGCGCGGCTGCCGGACGACGTGGTGGAGCGGCTGTCCGGGGGACGTAAGCAGTAA
- a CDS encoding GGDEF domain-containing protein encodes MLTRRPASPLRPALHRSRQWALWLLGGAYLLFAAVTALLDPPGAFPGAYQTPKFWMAGVFVLVLLGAALAPRRLRRVGVGAFVLLTPLLWLEAWRMVSLGLQPSELTLWAAALAGVAPLLLGSAWGGAAVMAVLAGVGLVLLEGPPLSPALLAAWVSGGLATAALAGTSFVAARLIESNLTLHEQASAQLQAARFDSLTRVLCRAATEEDLLDRLRHALETRTPLSAVMCDIDHFKAVNDRYGHPAGDEVLRGVAKRLRRTVRGSGGLVGRWGGEEFLILLPGLARPEAHALAERLRQAVAATPVAGLPVTASLGVASFRPPGDTADALLARADQALYAAKRSGRNRVE; translated from the coding sequence ATGCTGACGCGCCGCCCCGCCTCCCCCCTGCGCCCCGCGCTGCACCGCAGCCGCCAGTGGGCGCTGTGGCTGCTGGGCGGGGCCTACCTGCTGTTCGCCGCCGTCACGGCCCTGCTCGACCCGCCCGGCGCCTTTCCGGGGGCGTACCAGACGCCGAAATTCTGGATGGCGGGTGTGTTCGTGCTCGTCCTGCTCGGCGCGGCGCTGGCTCCCCGGCGCCTTCGCCGGGTCGGGGTGGGGGCCTTTGTGCTCCTGACGCCCCTGCTGTGGCTGGAGGCGTGGCGGATGGTCTCCCTGGGCCTCCAGCCTTCCGAGCTGACCCTCTGGGCGGCGGCGCTGGCCGGAGTCGCGCCCCTGCTGCTGGGCTCGGCGTGGGGCGGCGCGGCGGTCATGGCCGTCCTGGCGGGGGTGGGCCTCGTGCTGCTGGAGGGCCCGCCCCTCTCCCCGGCGCTCCTGGCCGCGTGGGTGTCGGGGGGCCTCGCCACGGCGGCCCTGGCGGGCACGTCGTTCGTCGCCGCCCGCCTCATCGAGTCCAACCTCACCCTACACGAGCAGGCGAGCGCCCAGCTCCAGGCCGCCCGCTTCGACAGCCTGACCCGGGTGCTGTGCCGCGCCGCCACCGAGGAAGACCTCCTCGACCGGCTGCGCCACGCCCTGGAGACCCGCACCCCCCTGAGCGCCGTGATGTGCGACATCGACCACTTCAAGGCCGTCAACGACCGCTACGGCCACCCGGCGGGCGACGAGGTGCTGCGCGGGGTCGCCAAGCGGCTGCGCCGCACCGTGCGCGGCAGTGGCGGGCTGGTGGGCCGCTGGGGCGGCGAGGAGTTCCTGATCCTGCTGCCCGGCCTCGCCAGGCCTGAGGCGCACGCCCTCGCCGAGCGGCTGCGCCAGGCCGTCGCCGCCACCCCCGTCGCGGGCCTCCCCGTCACCGCCAGCCTCGGCGTGGCCTCCTTTCGCCCCCCGGGCGACACGGCGGACGCCCTGCTCGCCCGCGCCGACCAGGCCCTGTACGCGGCCAAGCGGTCGGGGAGAAACCGGGTGGAGTGA
- a CDS encoding LysR family transcriptional regulator yields the protein MTDRTPQAPSLAQLRALIAVADAGGFGEAAAEYGVSQSSLSEAVAKLEGLAGRPLLRRTPGGTVPTEAGARVLTHARAAVQAAADALLAAQEEGGGLLGTLRVTSMRSAATHLLPPALAAFRARHPRVTVTVLDSDTGGRGAPAVRSGRVDLAVIVAEEAPDLWLHPLSPDEYLFVAPATRGTHPVTLADLGAGPLILPPARDSCHRRVRNYLAARGVPLTGVQEVEQDSVTLSMVGHGLGVTVMPRLALLPLPPGLVTLPLPEPLFRPLALAALPHRAGLPLLRAFTGAVLAHLPASGLPTGEPGPLPVPVSAPPPN from the coding sequence ATGACCGACCGGACGCCCCAGGCCCCCTCGCTGGCCCAGCTCCGCGCCCTGATCGCGGTCGCGGACGCCGGGGGCTTCGGCGAGGCGGCGGCGGAATACGGGGTGTCGCAGTCGAGCCTCAGCGAGGCGGTCGCCAAGCTGGAAGGGCTTGCGGGCCGTCCCCTGCTGCGCCGCACGCCGGGTGGGACCGTTCCCACCGAGGCGGGGGCCCGCGTCCTGACCCACGCCCGCGCCGCCGTGCAGGCCGCCGCCGACGCGCTGCTGGCCGCGCAGGAGGAAGGTGGAGGGCTCTTGGGCACCCTGCGGGTCACGTCCATGCGCTCCGCCGCCACGCACCTGCTCCCGCCCGCGCTCGCGGCGTTCCGGGCCCGCCACCCGCGCGTGACGGTCACCGTCCTCGACTCCGACACGGGCGGGAGAGGGGCGCCCGCCGTGCGCTCGGGCCGGGTGGACCTCGCGGTCATCGTCGCCGAGGAGGCCCCCGACCTGTGGCTCCACCCCCTCTCGCCCGACGAGTACCTCTTCGTCGCGCCCGCCACCCGCGGAACACACCCCGTCACCCTCGCCGATCTGGGCGCCGGGCCGCTGATCCTGCCGCCCGCACGCGACTCCTGCCACCGGCGGGTGCGGAACTACCTCGCCGCCCGGGGAGTTCCCCTGACGGGCGTGCAGGAGGTCGAGCAGGACAGCGTGACCCTCTCGATGGTGGGGCACGGCCTGGGCGTGACCGTCATGCCGAGGCTCGCCCTGCTCCCCCTGCCGCCCGGCCTCGTCACCCTGCCCCTGCCCGAGCCCCTGTTCCGGCCCCTCGCGCTCGCCGCGCTCCCCCACCGCGCCGGGTTGCCGCTCCTGCGCGCCTTCACCGGGGCCGTCCTCGCCCACCTCCCCGCCTCCGGGCTGCCTACGGGGGAACCGGGTCCCCTCCCCGTCCCGGTCTCCGCCCCGCCGCCCAACTGA
- a CDS encoding type III polyketide synthase, protein MPTMPALPALRSLVTGLPPHRVPQSDIREAARTLFPRMAARPHMLDVFDNAQIKFRALSRPLEWYLEPRGFGEKNAVFIAEARALTLRLAREALERAELAPGDVDAVVVVNTSGLSTPSLDASLIEALGLNRHAARLPVWGLGCAGGAAGLARAADLVRAGYRRVLYVAVELCSLTLVKGDESKSNFVGTALFADGGAALVVTAPDVPGPPPLLDVHGGYSTLIEDSEDIMGWDVVDDGLKVRFSRDIPTLVHSMMARNVAGALAAHGWTREEVETFVVHPGGVKVLAAYEDALDLPEGALNASRRVLCRHGNMSSVTVLFVLEETLRGGPQGRALLSAMGPGFSAEHVLIEFPI, encoded by the coding sequence ATGCCCACCATGCCTGCCCTCCCTGCCCTGCGCTCGCTCGTCACCGGGCTGCCACCCCACCGCGTTCCGCAGTCGGACATCCGCGAGGCGGCGCGCACCCTCTTCCCCCGCATGGCCGCCCGTCCCCACATGCTCGACGTGTTCGACAACGCGCAGATCAAGTTCCGCGCCCTCTCCCGCCCCCTGGAGTGGTACCTGGAGCCGCGTGGCTTCGGCGAGAAAAACGCCGTCTTCATCGCGGAGGCCCGCGCCCTGACCCTGCGGCTGGCCCGCGAGGCGCTGGAGCGGGCCGAACTCGCCCCGGGCGACGTGGACGCGGTGGTCGTGGTGAACACCAGCGGCCTGAGCACCCCCAGCCTCGACGCCTCCCTGATCGAGGCGCTGGGCCTCAACCGCCACGCCGCGCGCCTGCCCGTGTGGGGCCTGGGCTGTGCGGGGGGAGCGGCGGGGCTCGCGCGGGCCGCCGATCTCGTGCGGGCGGGATACCGGCGCGTGCTGTACGTGGCGGTCGAGCTGTGCAGCCTGACCCTGGTGAAGGGCGACGAGTCCAAGAGCAACTTCGTGGGCACGGCCCTCTTCGCCGACGGCGGCGCGGCCCTCGTCGTCACCGCGCCCGACGTGCCCGGTCCGCCCCCGCTGCTGGACGTGCACGGCGGCTACTCCACCCTGATCGAGGACTCGGAGGACATCATGGGCTGGGACGTGGTGGACGACGGCCTCAAGGTCCGCTTCTCCCGCGACATCCCCACCCTCGTCCACTCGATGATGGCCCGGAACGTCGCTGGAGCCCTCGCCGCCCACGGCTGGACGCGTGAGGAGGTGGAGACCTTCGTGGTCCACCCGGGCGGCGTCAAGGTCCTCGCCGCCTACGAGGACGCGCTGGACCTTCCCGAGGGCGCCCTGAATGCCAGCCGCCGCGTCCTGTGCCGCCACGGCAACATGAGCAGCGTGACCGTCCTCTTCGTGCTGGAGGAGACCCTGCGTGGCGGTCCCCAGGGCAGGGCCCTCCTGAGCGCGATGGGCCCGGGCTTCAGCGCGGAGCACGTGCTGATTGAATTTCCGATCTGA
- a CDS encoding ABC transporter permease has translation MTNVSDARPSPTAARIALTASAASAAGLLLFPLATLGRDFSAGGVLLHLTGGTLNLSSSQQAPLPAVGPVLALGWVALALLVASGVGAARRARWVWLTGLLAFLAGVAAVLVLRGVLSAETARVLTDTSLRPGARRQLRNFYGGGGMNLGLFLAVLGGLITAVAGLSARQAWWERLNRLRGLLVPAVAIALAVLVGAVVVLIVQPGVNSGDVPLSLWGRWLAKSDVVYFVYSALFAPVTALNPFLDSLKLATPLIFTGLSVAFAFRTGLFNIGAPGQLTMGAIGATLVGVYGPPGLGWGLLVLSVLAAGLGGALWGAIPGFLKARFGSSEVINTIMLNYIASAIFIFLIGSETFPFLGREYNLPFKAEGFEPRSEELQEAARLPTLLGLFNVGGSGGVALTIAPLVALVAFLVARPLLARARVQRSTLLALVAALVLGALTWRIGIPVQVTGSQLNASFLIALLCVALFGTLMWRTATGYALRAVGLSPRAAEYGGISVARGTILAMTLAGMFAGLAGTHYVNGGALDEYRLRGNTPVNVGFDGIAVALMGQSTPAGVVAASVLFGTIDTGGLEVDQQLDRVNRDIVTVLKALIVLFIAAGGFLSRRVTDPPPPQLVQAADRAGTDETARLSPAAAAGERATPLPNLGVSSETNARVEEAQKGGR, from the coding sequence ATGACCAACGTTTCAGACGCCCGCCCCTCGCCGACGGCGGCCCGGATCGCCCTGACGGCGAGCGCTGCCTCCGCGGCGGGGCTGCTGCTCTTTCCCCTCGCCACCCTGGGGCGCGACTTCAGCGCTGGGGGCGTGCTGCTGCACCTCACGGGCGGCACCCTCAACCTCAGCTCCAGCCAGCAGGCCCCCCTCCCTGCCGTGGGGCCTGTCCTCGCGCTGGGGTGGGTGGCCCTCGCCCTCCTCGTGGCGAGTGGGGTGGGCGCCGCGCGCCGGGCACGCTGGGTGTGGCTGACGGGCCTGCTCGCCTTCCTCGCGGGGGTGGCGGCGGTCCTCGTGCTGCGGGGAGTCCTGAGTGCGGAGACGGCCCGCGTGCTCACCGACACCAGCCTGCGGCCCGGCGCGAGGCGGCAACTGCGGAACTTCTACGGCGGGGGCGGGATGAACCTGGGCCTCTTCCTCGCGGTGCTCGGCGGGCTGATCACGGCGGTCGCGGGGCTGAGTGCGCGGCAGGCGTGGTGGGAGCGCCTCAACCGCCTGCGAGGCCTGCTCGTGCCCGCCGTCGCCATCGCGCTCGCGGTGCTCGTCGGCGCCGTCGTCGTCCTGATCGTGCAGCCGGGGGTGAACTCGGGCGACGTGCCCCTGTCGCTGTGGGGCCGCTGGCTCGCCAAGAGCGACGTGGTGTACTTCGTGTACTCGGCCCTCTTCGCGCCCGTCACGGCCCTCAATCCCTTCCTCGACAGCCTCAAGCTCGCCACGCCACTGATCTTCACCGGGCTGAGCGTGGCCTTCGCCTTCCGCACGGGCCTCTTCAACATCGGCGCCCCTGGTCAGCTCACGATGGGGGCCATCGGGGCGACGCTGGTCGGGGTGTACGGTCCTCCCGGGCTGGGGTGGGGGCTGCTCGTCCTCTCGGTCCTCGCCGCCGGGCTGGGCGGGGCGCTGTGGGGGGCGATTCCGGGCTTTCTCAAGGCGCGCTTCGGGTCGAGCGAGGTCATCAACACGATCATGCTCAACTACATCGCGTCGGCGATCTTCATCTTCCTGATCGGCAGCGAGACCTTCCCCTTCCTGGGTCGGGAATATAACCTCCCCTTCAAGGCCGAGGGCTTCGAGCCCCGCAGCGAGGAATTGCAGGAGGCGGCGCGGCTCCCCACCCTGCTGGGCCTGTTCAACGTGGGCGGGTCAGGCGGCGTGGCGCTCACCATTGCTCCCCTGGTGGCGCTCGTCGCCTTCCTCGTCGCCCGTCCGCTCCTCGCCCGCGCCCGGGTGCAGCGGAGCACGCTGCTCGCCCTGGTCGCGGCCCTCGTGCTGGGCGCCCTGACGTGGCGGATCGGGATTCCGGTACAGGTGACGGGCAGCCAGCTCAACGCCTCGTTCCTGATCGCGCTTCTGTGCGTGGCGCTGTTCGGGACGCTGATGTGGCGCACGGCGACCGGGTACGCGCTGCGGGCGGTCGGCCTCTCGCCCCGGGCGGCGGAGTACGGCGGGATCAGCGTGGCGCGCGGGACCATCTTGGCGATGACGCTGGCGGGCATGTTCGCCGGGCTGGCGGGCACGCACTATGTGAACGGCGGGGCGCTCGACGAGTACCGCCTGCGGGGGAACACCCCGGTCAACGTGGGCTTCGACGGCATCGCGGTCGCGCTGATGGGGCAGAGCACCCCGGCGGGCGTGGTGGCGGCGAGCGTCCTCTTCGGAACCATCGACACGGGCGGGCTGGAGGTGGACCAGCAGCTCGACCGGGTGAACCGCGACATCGTGACGGTCCTCAAGGCCTTGATCGTGCTGTTCATCGCGGCGGGGGGCTTCCTCAGCCGCCGGGTGACGGACCCGCCGCCTCCGCAGCTCGTGCAGGCGGCGGACCGGGCGGGCACGGACGAGACGGCCCGCCTGAGCCCCGCCGCCGCCGCCGGGGAACGCGCCACGCCGCTGCCCAACCTCGGGGTGAGCAGCGAGACCAATGCCCGGGTCGAAGAGGCCCAGAAAGGGGGCCGCTAA
- the ndk gene encoding nucleoside-diphosphate kinase: protein MERTFAMIKPDGVRRGLTPELLARIQRKGYRVVGLKQMVIPREVAETHYGEHRERPFFGELVEFITGGPVVAIALEGENAISGWRAMMGATNPANAAPGTIRADFATTTGENVTHGSDSPQSAERELGLFFKPEELLG from the coding sequence ATGGAACGCACTTTTGCCATGATCAAGCCCGACGGCGTGCGCCGGGGCCTGACGCCCGAGCTTCTCGCCCGCATCCAGCGCAAGGGCTACCGGGTGGTCGGCCTCAAGCAGATGGTGATCCCCCGTGAGGTCGCCGAGACCCACTACGGCGAGCACCGCGAGCGCCCCTTTTTCGGCGAACTCGTCGAGTTCATCACGGGCGGCCCGGTCGTCGCCATCGCGCTGGAGGGTGAGAATGCCATCTCGGGCTGGCGGGCGATGATGGGCGCGACCAACCCCGCCAACGCCGCCCCCGGCACCATCCGCGCCGACTTCGCCACGACCACGGGCGAGAACGTCACCCACGGCAGCGACTCGCCCCAGAGCGCCGAGCGTGAGCTGGGCCTGTTCTTCAAGCCGGAGGAACTGCTCGGCTGA
- a CDS encoding ribosome-binding factor A, producing the protein MKPEQVQAQLARVLSSAISELRDPRVPLIVTVERVSVTADYGLARVYVSAMGADMPALLDALSHARGHLQREVAAQVRMRRTPTLEFRDAGDSPL; encoded by the coding sequence GTGAAACCCGAGCAGGTGCAGGCGCAACTGGCGCGGGTGCTGTCGAGCGCGATCTCGGAGTTGCGTGACCCCCGCGTGCCCCTGATCGTGACGGTCGAGCGGGTCAGCGTGACGGCGGACTACGGGCTGGCGCGGGTGTACGTGAGCGCGATGGGGGCCGACATGCCCGCCCTGCTCGACGCCCTCTCGCACGCGCGGGGCCACCTCCAGCGCGAGGTCGCCGCCCAGGTGCGGATGCGGCGTACCCCCACGCTGGAATTCCGCGACGCGGGAGACTCGCCGCTGTGA
- a CDS encoding ABC transporter permease has protein sequence MEGLFAQLLTTAFLATFIRSLVPLLLTGLGGLFSERSGVVNIALDGLIIFGALAGAVATLALEPTFGALAPWLGWLAGALVGGLIAWIHAVISIKYRADQVISGTAINLLASGVPAVILTALYGTSTESPKVQNPLPLWGVGELRFSPPVFFAFLVVAVTWYVLYRTPYGLRLRATGEHPGAAASMGVNVRRMRYSGVILSGVLAGTAGVFLSIGNLDSYVRNISAGLGFISLAALIFGQWKPLGVLGATLLFGFLQALSITLGGTDLLPPTLVTALPYLITIIALIFTGRSAAPRALGKPYDG, from the coding sequence GTGGAAGGCCTCTTTGCCCAACTCCTGACGACCGCCTTCCTGGCGACTTTCATCCGCAGCCTGGTGCCCCTGCTCCTGACCGGGCTGGGCGGCCTCTTTAGCGAACGCAGCGGCGTCGTGAACATCGCGCTCGACGGCCTGATCATCTTCGGGGCACTGGCGGGCGCGGTGGCGACGCTGGCGCTGGAGCCCACCTTCGGGGCGCTGGCCCCCTGGCTGGGCTGGCTGGCCGGGGCGCTCGTGGGCGGCCTGATCGCCTGGATTCACGCGGTCATCTCCATCAAGTACCGGGCAGATCAGGTCATCAGCGGCACGGCGATCAACCTGCTGGCGAGCGGGGTGCCCGCCGTGATCCTGACCGCCCTGTACGGCACGAGCACGGAAAGCCCCAAGGTGCAAAATCCGCTGCCGCTGTGGGGCGTCGGGGAGCTGCGCTTCAGTCCGCCCGTGTTCTTCGCCTTCCTGGTGGTGGCGGTGACGTGGTACGTGCTCTACCGCACCCCCTACGGCCTGCGGCTGCGGGCGACGGGCGAGCACCCCGGCGCGGCGGCGAGCATGGGCGTGAACGTGCGGCGGATGCGCTACAGCGGCGTGATCCTCTCGGGCGTGCTGGCGGGCACGGCGGGCGTCTTCCTGAGCATCGGCAACCTCGACTCCTACGTGCGCAACATCAGCGCGGGGCTGGGCTTCATCTCGCTCGCCGCGCTGATCTTCGGGCAGTGGAAGCCGCTGGGGGTGCTGGGCGCCACCCTGCTCTTCGGCTTCCTCCAGGCGCTCTCGATCACCCTGGGCGGGACGGACCTGCTGCCGCCGACCCTCGTGACCGCGCTGCCGTACCTCATCACCATCATCGCGCTGATCTTCACGGGCCGCAGCGCCGCCCCCCGCGCGCTCGGCAAGCCGTACGACGGCTGA
- a CDS encoding aldo/keto reductase has translation MTTLQANAAQSGTFRIGGELTVNRLGFGAMRVTGEGIWGDPADREGALATLRRLPDLGVNFIDTADSYGPAVSEELIREALYPYDTVVIATKGGLTRTGPDVWPPCGRPEYLKQQAHISRRRLGVERIDLWQLHRIDPKVPRDEQFAAVRELMDEGVIRFAGLSEVNVEEIEAARQVFPVATVQNLYNLVNRKSEDVLDHCGREGIGFIPWYPLAAGSLTREGSVLDEVSRRVGATPSQVALAWVLKRSPVMLPIPGTGKVKHLEENVAAAGLHLSDEDFRSLDEVGRQEWESKRRR, from the coding sequence ATGACGACACTGCAAGCGAACGCCGCGCAAAGCGGCACGTTCCGCATCGGGGGAGAGCTGACGGTCAACCGCCTGGGTTTCGGGGCCATGCGCGTCACGGGCGAGGGGATCTGGGGCGACCCCGCCGACCGCGAGGGGGCCCTCGCCACCCTGCGCCGCCTCCCCGACCTGGGCGTGAACTTCATCGACACCGCCGACTCGTACGGCCCGGCGGTCAGCGAGGAACTGATCCGCGAGGCGCTCTACCCCTACGACACGGTGGTGATCGCCACCAAGGGCGGCCTGACCCGCACCGGCCCCGACGTCTGGCCTCCGTGTGGTCGCCCGGAGTACCTCAAGCAGCAGGCGCACATCTCCCGCCGCCGCCTGGGGGTCGAGCGCATCGACCTGTGGCAGCTCCACCGCATCGACCCCAAGGTCCCGCGCGACGAGCAGTTCGCTGCGGTCCGAGAGCTGATGGACGAGGGCGTGATCCGCTTCGCGGGCCTGAGCGAGGTGAACGTCGAGGAGATCGAGGCGGCCCGCCAGGTCTTCCCGGTCGCCACCGTGCAGAACCTCTACAACCTCGTGAACCGCAAGAGCGAGGACGTGCTCGACCACTGCGGGCGCGAGGGCATCGGCTTCATCCCCTGGTACCCGCTCGCGGCGGGCAGCCTGACCCGCGAGGGCAGTGTGCTGGACGAGGTGTCCCGCCGGGTCGGGGCCACCCCGTCGCAGGTCGCGCTCGCCTGGGTCTTGAAGCGCAGCCCAGTCATGCTCCCGATTCCCGGCACCGGGAAGGTCAAGCACCTCGAGGAGAACGTGGCCGCCGCCGGACTGCACCTCTCCGATGAGGACTTCCGCAGCCTCGACGAGGTGGGCCGTCAGGAGTGGGAGAGCAAGCGGCGGCGCTGA